A region of Rhizorhabdus wittichii RW1 DNA encodes the following proteins:
- a CDS encoding isocitrate dehydrogenase (NADP) (TIGRFAM: isocitrate dehydrogenase, NADP-dependent~PFAM: isocitrate/isopropylmalate dehydrogenase), with the protein MAKIKVKTPVVELDGDEMTRIIWQWIRERLILPYLDIGLEYYDLSVEKRDETNDQITIDSAKAIQKYGVGVKCATITPDEARVEEFKLKKMWKSPNGTIRNILGGVVFREPIVIKNVPRLVPGWTDPIVVGRHAFGDQYRATDFLVPGPGKLRMIWEGDNGETIEHEVFQYPSAGVAMGMYNLDESIRDFARASMNYAVDRGWPLYLSTKNTILKAYDGRFKDLFQDVFDAEFADKFKARNIVYEHRLIDDMVASALKWSGKFVWACKNYDGDVQSDTVAQGFGSLGLMTSVLMSPDGKTIEAEAAHGTVTRHYRMHQAGKQTSTNPIASIFAWTQGLQFRGKFDGTPDVVKFAETLERVCIQTVEKGGMTKDLAILIGPDQPWMTTEQFFEQIRVNLEAEMANWK; encoded by the coding sequence ATGGCGAAGATCAAGGTGAAAACTCCCGTCGTCGAGCTCGACGGCGATGAAATGACGCGGATCATCTGGCAATGGATTCGCGAGCGCCTGATCCTCCCCTATCTCGACATCGGCCTGGAATATTACGACCTGTCCGTCGAGAAGCGCGACGAGACCAACGACCAGATCACCATCGACAGCGCCAAGGCGATCCAGAAGTACGGCGTCGGCGTGAAGTGCGCGACGATCACCCCGGACGAGGCCCGCGTCGAGGAATTCAAGCTCAAGAAGATGTGGAAGTCGCCGAACGGCACGATCCGCAACATCCTGGGCGGCGTCGTGTTCCGCGAGCCGATCGTGATCAAGAACGTCCCCAGGCTGGTGCCGGGCTGGACCGATCCGATCGTCGTCGGCCGTCACGCCTTCGGCGACCAGTATCGCGCCACCGACTTCCTCGTCCCCGGCCCCGGCAAGCTCCGCATGATCTGGGAAGGCGACAATGGCGAGACCATCGAGCATGAGGTCTTCCAATATCCGTCGGCCGGCGTCGCGATGGGCATGTACAATCTCGACGAGTCGATCCGCGACTTCGCCCGCGCCAGCATGAACTATGCGGTCGATCGCGGATGGCCGCTCTATCTCTCGACCAAGAACACCATCCTCAAGGCCTATGACGGCCGCTTCAAGGACCTGTTCCAGGACGTGTTCGACGCCGAGTTCGCCGACAAGTTCAAGGCGCGCAACATCGTCTACGAGCATCGCCTGATCGACGACATGGTCGCCTCGGCGCTCAAGTGGAGCGGCAAGTTCGTCTGGGCCTGCAAGAATTACGACGGCGACGTCCAGTCGGACACCGTCGCGCAGGGCTTCGGCTCGCTCGGCCTGATGACCTCGGTGCTGATGTCGCCGGACGGCAAGACGATCGAGGCCGAGGCGGCGCACGGCACCGTCACCCGCCACTATCGCATGCACCAGGCGGGCAAGCAGACCTCGACCAACCCGATCGCCTCGATCTTCGCCTGGACGCAGGGCCTGCAGTTCCGCGGCAAGTTCGACGGTACCCCCGACGTGGTCAAGTTCGCCGAGACGCTCGAGCGCGTCTGCATCCAGACCGTCGAGAAGGGCGGGATGACCAAGGACCTCGCGATCCTGATCGGCCCGGACCAGCCCTGGATGACCACCGAGCAGTTCTTCGAGCAGATCCGCGTCAACCTCGAAGCCGAGATGGCGAACTGGAAGTAA
- a CDS encoding phosphatidylserine decarboxylase related protein (TIGRFAM: phosphatidylserine decarboxylase related protein~PFAM: phosphatidylserine decarboxylase-related), whose product MIVSPIRHPYTAAMTSLDKPDIGTTSIKWRWPSVHPEGRKFVLLSAVICLIFALLAWETLAWPMAGITIWVAAFFRDPVRSTPTGEGLVIAPADGLVTMITTVPPPRELAGEDGLGDAPMTRVSIFMSVFDVHINRTPIAGTIKRVAYIAGSFLNADLDKASEENERQHFLVEGADGTRIGFTQIAGLVARRIVPFVKAGDVVGLGQRVGLIRFGSRVDVYLPAGTGHRVALGQRTIAGETVIARLGEADRSIGAAQ is encoded by the coding sequence ATGATTGTCAGCCCCATCCGGCATCCCTACACTGCAGCGATGACATCCCTCGACAAACCCGACATCGGAACGACCTCGATCAAATGGCGCTGGCCCAGCGTCCATCCCGAGGGTCGCAAATTCGTCCTGCTCTCGGCAGTGATCTGCCTGATCTTCGCTCTTCTGGCATGGGAGACGCTCGCCTGGCCGATGGCCGGCATCACCATCTGGGTGGCCGCCTTCTTCCGCGATCCCGTCCGCAGCACCCCGACCGGCGAGGGCCTCGTGATCGCGCCCGCCGACGGGCTGGTGACGATGATCACCACCGTGCCGCCGCCGCGCGAGCTGGCCGGCGAGGACGGGCTCGGCGACGCGCCGATGACCCGCGTCTCGATCTTCATGTCGGTGTTCGACGTCCACATCAACCGCACGCCCATCGCGGGCACGATCAAGCGCGTCGCCTATATCGCCGGCAGCTTCCTCAACGCCGACCTCGACAAGGCGAGCGAGGAGAATGAGCGCCAGCATTTCCTGGTCGAGGGCGCCGACGGCACCCGCATCGGCTTCACCCAGATCGCCGGCCTCGTCGCCCGCCGCATCGTGCCCTTCGTCAAGGCCGGCGACGTCGTCGGCCTCGGCCAGCGCGTCGGCCTGATCCGCTTCGGCAGCCGGGTCGACGTCTATCTGCCGGCCGGCACCGGGCACCGCGTCGCGCTCGGCCAGCGGACCATCGCCGGCGAGACGGTGATCGCCAGGCTCGGCGAAGCCGATCGCAGCATCGGCGCGGCGCAATGA
- a CDS encoding CDP-diacylglycerol--serine O-phosphatidyltransferase (PFAM: CDP-alcohol phosphatidyltransferase) translates to MRGRRQNIRRGIPARAVAPNAVTALALCSGLTGVRFAIAGDWEKALIAIAIAGVLDGLDGRIARLLKGESRFGAELDSLSDVIAFGVSPAIIMFLWSLNEIPRFGWIFALGYAVCAALRLARFNASIDTAEHPRKVAGFLTGVPAPLGAGLMLVPVAMWLWSDLWWFRDPYFICGWAALVGCLMISDIATYSWSSLHISRAWRLPALLLVAMLGAALFNAPWHTLSVFMLGYLATVPFSAASYRRIRRRRATPAPTPPADPAPAE, encoded by the coding sequence ATGCGCGGACGCCGTCAGAATATCCGCCGCGGCATACCCGCGCGCGCCGTCGCCCCCAATGCGGTGACCGCCCTCGCGCTCTGCTCGGGGCTGACCGGGGTGCGCTTCGCGATCGCCGGGGACTGGGAGAAGGCGCTGATCGCCATCGCCATCGCCGGGGTGCTCGACGGGCTCGACGGGCGGATCGCGCGGCTGCTGAAGGGCGAGAGCCGGTTCGGCGCCGAGCTCGATTCGCTGTCGGACGTGATCGCCTTCGGCGTCTCGCCCGCGATCATCATGTTCCTCTGGTCGCTGAACGAGATCCCGCGTTTCGGCTGGATCTTCGCGCTCGGCTATGCAGTCTGCGCGGCGCTGCGGCTCGCCCGCTTCAACGCCTCGATCGATACCGCCGAGCATCCCCGCAAGGTGGCGGGGTTCCTGACCGGCGTCCCGGCGCCGCTCGGCGCGGGGCTGATGCTGGTGCCGGTGGCGATGTGGCTGTGGAGCGACCTGTGGTGGTTCCGCGATCCCTATTTCATCTGCGGATGGGCCGCGCTGGTCGGCTGCCTGATGATCTCCGACATCGCGACCTACAGCTGGTCGTCGCTCCATATATCGCGCGCCTGGCGGCTGCCGGCGTTGCTGCTGGTGGCGATGCTGGGCGCCGCGCTGTTCAACGCGCCCTGGCACACGCTCAGCGTCTTCATGCTCGGCTATCTGGCGACCGTGCCGTTCAGCGCGGCCTCCTATCGCCGCATCAGGCGGCGGCGCGCCACGCCTGCGCCGACGCCGCCGGCCGACCCTGCACCTGCCGAATGA
- a CDS encoding SSU ribosomal protein S2P (PFAM: ribosomal protein S2) — protein MAAPTVSMQALLDAGAHFGHQTHRWNPKMKPYLFGDRNGIHIIDLSQTVPLMARALDLISQTVQHGGKVLFVGTKRQAQEPIAEAARRSGQHYVNHRWLGGMLTNWKTISNSIKRFKALEEQLSGDTHGLTKKEVLQLTRERDKFELSLGGIRDMGGIPDVMFVIDANKEELAIKEANTLGIPVVAILDSNVSPDGIAFPVPANDDAARAIRLYCEAVAEAATRGAQGGRQARGEDLGAAVEAPSEDALA, from the coding sequence ATGGCGGCTCCCACCGTCTCCATGCAGGCGTTGCTCGACGCCGGCGCGCATTTCGGTCACCAGACCCACCGCTGGAATCCGAAGATGAAGCCGTATCTGTTCGGCGACCGCAACGGCATCCACATCATCGACCTGTCGCAGACCGTGCCGCTGATGGCGCGCGCGCTCGATTTGATCAGCCAGACCGTCCAGCACGGCGGCAAGGTCCTGTTCGTCGGCACCAAGCGCCAGGCGCAGGAGCCGATCGCCGAGGCCGCGCGCCGGTCGGGCCAGCATTATGTCAACCATCGCTGGCTGGGCGGCATGCTCACCAACTGGAAGACCATCTCGAACTCGATCAAGCGCTTCAAGGCGCTCGAGGAGCAGCTGTCGGGCGACACCCATGGCCTGACCAAGAAGGAAGTCCTCCAGCTCACCCGCGAGCGCGACAAGTTCGAGCTGTCGCTCGGCGGCATCCGCGACATGGGCGGCATCCCGGACGTGATGTTCGTGATCGACGCCAACAAGGAAGAGCTGGCGATCAAGGAAGCCAACACGCTCGGCATCCCGGTCGTCGCGATCCTCGATTCGAACGTCAGCCCGGACGGCATCGCCTTCCCGGTTCCCGCCAATGACGACGCCGCCCGCGCGATCCGTCTCTATTGCGAGGCTGTCGCCGAGGCCGCGACCCGTGGCGCCCAGGGCGGCCGTCAGGCCCGCGGCGAGGATCTCGGCGCCGCCGTCGAGGCTCCGAGCGAAGACGCGCTCGCGTAA
- a CDS encoding translation elongation factor Ts (EF-Ts) (TIGRFAM: translation elongation factor Ts~PFAM: ubiquitin-associated- domain-containing protein; Translation elongation factor EFTs/EF1B, dimerisation), protein MAEITAAAVKELREKSGAGMMDCKKALTETNGDMEAAVDWLRTKGLATAAKKSSRTAAEGLVGVSVEGTKGAAVEVNSETDFVAKNDQFQDFVRTVTQLALTAGDDVAALAGAGYPGGGTVAEKLTSNIATIGENQTLRRAKVVEVSKGTVVPYVHNAAVPGLGKIGVLVALEGDAPVAEMETVGKQIAMHIAAAFPQALTEDGLDPVVIERERAIAAEKAAESGKPAEIVEKMVQGAVAKFRKENALLSQVFVIDNKTPIAQVVANAAKAAGGSITLKDYVRFQLGEGIEKETSDFAAEVAAAVKG, encoded by the coding sequence ATGGCGGAGATCACCGCTGCTGCCGTCAAGGAGCTTCGCGAGAAGTCCGGCGCCGGCATGATGGACTGCAAGAAGGCGCTGACCGAGACCAACGGCGACATGGAAGCCGCGGTCGACTGGCTGCGCACCAAGGGCCTCGCCACCGCCGCCAAGAAGTCGAGCCGCACCGCGGCCGAGGGCCTGGTCGGCGTCAGCGTCGAGGGCACCAAGGGCGCCGCGGTCGAGGTCAACTCGGAGACCGACTTCGTCGCCAAGAACGACCAGTTCCAGGATTTCGTCCGCACCGTGACCCAGCTCGCGCTGACGGCGGGTGACGACGTCGCGGCGCTGGCCGGCGCGGGCTATCCGGGCGGCGGCACCGTGGCGGAGAAGCTGACGTCGAACATCGCGACGATCGGCGAGAACCAGACGCTGCGCCGCGCCAAGGTCGTCGAAGTGTCGAAGGGCACCGTCGTTCCCTACGTCCACAACGCCGCCGTGCCGGGCCTCGGCAAGATCGGCGTGCTCGTCGCGCTCGAGGGCGACGCCCCGGTCGCCGAGATGGAGACCGTCGGCAAGCAGATCGCGATGCACATCGCCGCCGCCTTCCCGCAGGCGCTGACCGAGGACGGCCTCGACCCGGTCGTGATCGAGCGCGAGCGCGCGATCGCCGCCGAGAAGGCAGCCGAGTCGGGCAAGCCGGCCGAGATCGTCGAGAAGATGGTCCAGGGCGCGGTCGCGAAGTTCCGCAAGGAGAACGCGCTGCTCAGCCAGGTCTTCGTGATCGACAACAAGACCCCGATCGCGCAGGTCGTCGCCAACGCCGCCAAGGCGGCCGGCGGCTCGATCACGCTGAAGGACTATGTCCGCTTCCAGCTCGGCGAAGGCATCGAGAAGGAAACCAGCGATTTCGCTGCCGAGGTCGCGGCGGCCGTCAAGGGCTGA
- a CDS encoding uridylate kinase (TIGRFAM: uridylate kinase~PFAM: aspartate/glutamate/uridylate kinase), giving the protein MDRPRFKRILLKLSGEVLMGQGQFGIDPETVARVAREIADVATHYELCLVVGGGNIFRGLAAAAKGFDRTSADYMGMLATVMNALAVQNALEQIGVDTRVQSAIPMSTVCEPFIRRRAERHLEKGRIVIFAAGTGNPYFTTDSAAALRAAEMGCDALFKGTSVDGVYNADPKKDPTAIRYETVTFNRVLADDLKVMDASAVALCRDNNIPIVVFNIREQGNLARVLAGSGTATTVQN; this is encoded by the coding sequence ATGGATCGCCCGCGCTTCAAACGTATCCTTCTGAAGCTGTCGGGTGAGGTACTGATGGGGCAGGGGCAGTTCGGGATCGATCCCGAGACGGTCGCCCGCGTCGCTCGCGAGATCGCCGACGTCGCCACCCATTACGAGCTGTGCCTCGTCGTCGGCGGCGGCAACATCTTCCGGGGCCTCGCCGCCGCCGCCAAGGGTTTCGACCGCACCAGCGCCGACTATATGGGCATGCTCGCGACGGTGATGAACGCGCTCGCGGTGCAGAACGCGCTCGAGCAGATCGGCGTCGACACCCGCGTCCAGTCGGCGATCCCGATGAGCACGGTGTGCGAGCCCTTCATCCGCCGCCGCGCCGAACGCCACCTGGAGAAGGGCCGGATCGTGATCTTCGCGGCCGGCACCGGCAATCCCTATTTCACCACCGACAGCGCCGCCGCGCTGCGCGCCGCCGAAATGGGCTGCGACGCGCTGTTCAAGGGGACCTCAGTCGACGGCGTCTACAACGCCGACCCGAAGAAGGACCCGACCGCCATCCGGTACGAGACCGTCACCTTCAACCGCGTCCTCGCCGACGACCTGAAGGTGATGGACGCGAGCGCCGTCGCGCTGTGCCGCGACAACAACATTCCGATCGTGGTATTCAATATCCGTGAGCAGGGGAATCTCGCCCGGGTGCTCGCGGGTTCGGGAACGGCCACGACCGTTCAGAACTGA
- a CDS encoding ribosome recycling factor (PFAM: ribosome recycling factor), producing MPAYDKADLERRMHGAVEALKSDLTGLRTGRASVNLLDPVTVEIYGAHMPLNQAATVTAPEPRMLSVQVWDRSNVGPVDKAIRSAGLGLNPIVDGQTLRIPIPDLTEERRKELAKLASQYAEKARVAVRNVRRDGMDSLKTDEKKGEIGEDDRKRRETEVQKLTDATISDVDAAAAAKEKEILGK from the coding sequence ATGCCCGCCTATGACAAGGCCGATCTCGAACGCCGCATGCACGGAGCCGTCGAAGCGCTCAAGAGCGACCTGACCGGCCTGCGCACCGGCCGCGCGTCGGTCAACCTGCTCGATCCGGTGACGGTCGAGATCTATGGCGCACACATGCCGCTCAACCAGGCCGCGACGGTCACCGCGCCCGAACCGCGCATGCTGTCGGTGCAGGTGTGGGACCGCTCGAACGTCGGCCCGGTCGACAAGGCGATCCGCTCGGCCGGCCTCGGCCTCAACCCGATCGTCGACGGCCAGACGCTGCGCATCCCGATCCCCGACCTGACCGAGGAGCGCCGCAAGGAACTGGCCAAGCTCGCCAGCCAATATGCCGAGAAGGCCCGCGTCGCCGTCCGCAACGTCCGTCGCGACGGCATGGACAGCCTGAAGACCGACGAGAAGAAGGGCGAGATCGGCGAGGACGACCGCAAGCGCCGCGAGACCGAGGTCCAGAAGCTGACCGACGCGACCATCTCGGACGTCGATGCGGCGGCCGCGGCGAAGGAAAAGGAAATCCTCGGCAAGTGA
- a CDS encoding Undecaprenyl pyrophosphate synthetase (TIGRFAM: undecaprenyl diphosphate synthase~PFAM: Di-trans-poly-cis-decaprenylcistransferase): MSGLSASSASSTLADAGTAPRHVAIIMDGNGRWAKRRFLPRVAGHRAGAEAVRTTVKAAADMGLQALTLYAFSSENWRRSTEEVSDLMGLLRHYLRKEVAELDRNGIRLRTIGDINGLEGDLVDLVREGVERTKHNRRLDFVLALNYGAQDEMVRAVREIAADVRDGRLAPEDICSAVIDGRLDTQDLPPLDLLIRTSGERRLSNFLLWQAAYAELLFVDTLWPDFDGAALAAAIADFGARERRFGGR, from the coding sequence GTGAGCGGCCTTTCGGCCAGCTCCGCCTCCAGCACCCTCGCGGACGCGGGGACGGCGCCGCGCCATGTCGCGATCATCATGGACGGCAACGGCCGCTGGGCGAAGCGCCGTTTCCTGCCGCGCGTCGCCGGGCACCGGGCCGGGGCGGAGGCGGTGCGCACCACCGTCAAGGCCGCGGCCGACATGGGCCTCCAGGCGCTGACGCTCTACGCCTTCTCCTCGGAGAACTGGCGGCGGTCGACCGAGGAAGTGTCCGACCTGATGGGGCTGCTGCGCCATTATCTGCGCAAGGAGGTCGCCGAGCTCGACCGCAACGGCATCCGCCTGCGGACGATCGGCGACATCAACGGGCTCGAGGGCGACCTGGTCGACCTGGTCCGCGAAGGGGTCGAGCGCACCAAGCATAATCGCCGCCTCGATTTCGTGCTGGCGCTCAACTACGGCGCGCAGGACGAGATGGTCCGCGCGGTGCGGGAGATCGCCGCCGACGTGCGCGACGGCCGGCTCGCGCCCGAGGACATCTGCAGCGCGGTGATCGACGGCCGGCTCGACACGCAGGACCTGCCGCCGCTCGACCTGCTGATCCGCACCTCGGGCGAGCGGCGCCTGTCCAATTTCCTGCTCTGGCAGGCGGCCTATGCCGAACTGCTGTTCGTCGACACGCTATGGCCCGACTTCGACGGCGCGGCGCTGGCCGCCGCGATCGCCGACTTCGGGGCGCGGGAGCGCCGCTTCGGCGGCCGATAA
- a CDS encoding phosphatidate cytidylyltransferase (PFAM: phosphatidate cytidylyltransferase): MAQAAASELRLRILSGIAMIAVALGALWLGGTAFWALASLLAVLMMLEWSAMAKAAKWQAAVGAAIVAALMVTALPFIDPAAMARYSGRLIAQTIDLAGLGAILLAVIGFRARLGAGVLYTALPAIALVFLREQAGQGLVLALWTLVIVWATDIGAFFAGRAIGGPKLAPALSPNKTWAGLIGGMIAAAIVGALVARAGGLPAFCLFAAAPLAVAAQAGDLFESWLKRRSGVKDSGKLLPGHGGVLDRLDGVVPVAVLVAAAVAGGWL, from the coding sequence ATGGCACAGGCCGCGGCCTCCGAACTCCGGCTCCGTATCCTTTCGGGCATCGCGATGATCGCGGTGGCGCTGGGCGCGCTGTGGCTGGGCGGTACCGCCTTCTGGGCGCTCGCGTCGCTGCTGGCGGTGCTGATGATGCTCGAATGGTCGGCGATGGCCAAGGCCGCCAAGTGGCAGGCCGCGGTCGGCGCCGCGATCGTCGCCGCGCTGATGGTGACGGCGCTGCCCTTCATCGATCCTGCGGCTATGGCGCGCTATTCCGGCCGGCTGATCGCGCAGACGATCGACCTGGCCGGGCTCGGCGCGATCCTGCTGGCCGTGATCGGCTTCCGCGCGCGGCTCGGCGCCGGCGTGCTCTATACCGCGCTGCCGGCGATCGCGCTCGTCTTCCTGCGCGAGCAGGCGGGGCAGGGGCTCGTCCTCGCGCTCTGGACGCTCGTCATCGTCTGGGCGACCGACATCGGCGCCTTCTTCGCCGGCCGCGCGATCGGTGGGCCCAAGCTCGCCCCCGCGCTCAGCCCGAACAAGACCTGGGCGGGACTGATCGGCGGGATGATCGCCGCCGCGATCGTCGGCGCGCTGGTCGCGCGGGCCGGCGGCCTGCCGGCCTTCTGCCTGTTCGCCGCCGCGCCGCTCGCGGTCGCCGCGCAGGCGGGCGACCTGTTCGAAAGCTGGCTCAAGCGCCGCTCGGGCGTGAAGGACAGCGGCAAGCTGCTGCCCGGCCATGGCGGGGTGCTCGACCGGCTCGACGGCGTGGTGCCGGTGGCGGTGCTGGTCGCCGCCGCCGTCGCGGGGGGATGGCTGTGA
- a CDS encoding 1-deoxy-D-xylulose 5-phosphate reductoisomerase (TIGRFAM: 1-deoxy-D-xylulose 5-phosphate reductoisomerase~PFAM: Semialdehyde dehydrogenase, NAD - binding; 1-deoxy-D-xylulose 5-phosphate reductoisomerase, N-terminal domain protein; 1-deoxy-D-xylulose 5-phosphate reductoisomerase, C-terminal domain protein) produces the protein MTARSIAILGATGSIGTSTLDLVEREPDRFRVTTLTAQRDVDGLAAAARRTGAELAVIGDPARYDDLKAALAGTGIRAAAGVEAIVEAAAAGADWTMAAIVGIAGLRPTLAALAAGGTVALANKESLVSAGALMTDAARAHGATLLPVDSEHNAVFQCFDHAAPGSIRKVTLTASGGPFRDWSIEAMRAATPAQAVRHPNWSMGAKISVDSATLMNKGLELIEAFHLFPLPPEAFDAIIHPQSVVHALVDYIDGSVLAQLGTPDMRTPIAHSLAWPQRMATPCRRLDLATVGRLDFLAPDLERFPALAIALDVLAAGGARPAILNAANEVAVAAFLDGRIGFLDIALIVRKALERYDPPAPASLDDIFAIDAGARRAAQATMEVMTA, from the coding sequence GTGACCGCGCGGAGCATCGCCATCCTCGGCGCGACTGGCTCGATCGGCACCTCGACCCTCGACCTCGTCGAACGCGAGCCCGATCGTTTCCGCGTGACCACGCTCACCGCCCAGCGCGACGTCGACGGCCTCGCCGCGGCGGCGCGGCGGACCGGCGCCGAACTGGCCGTGATCGGCGATCCCGCGCGCTATGACGATCTCAAGGCGGCGCTCGCCGGCACCGGCATCCGCGCGGCCGCCGGCGTGGAGGCGATCGTCGAGGCCGCCGCGGCCGGCGCCGACTGGACGATGGCGGCGATCGTCGGGATCGCCGGGCTGCGGCCGACCCTGGCGGCGCTGGCGGCCGGGGGGACGGTGGCGCTCGCCAACAAGGAATCGCTGGTCTCGGCCGGCGCGCTGATGACCGACGCGGCGCGCGCGCATGGCGCGACGCTGCTGCCGGTCGATTCGGAGCATAATGCCGTCTTCCAGTGCTTCGACCATGCCGCGCCGGGCAGCATCCGCAAGGTGACGCTGACCGCGAGCGGCGGGCCGTTCCGCGACTGGAGCATCGAGGCGATGCGCGCGGCGACCCCGGCCCAGGCGGTCCGCCACCCCAACTGGTCGATGGGCGCCAAGATCTCGGTCGATTCGGCGACGCTGATGAACAAGGGCCTCGAACTGATCGAGGCCTTCCACCTCTTCCCGCTGCCGCCCGAGGCGTTCGACGCGATCATCCACCCGCAATCGGTGGTCCATGCGCTGGTCGACTATATCGACGGATCGGTGCTCGCGCAGCTCGGCACGCCCGACATGCGCACCCCGATCGCGCACAGCCTGGCCTGGCCGCAGCGCATGGCGACGCCCTGCCGCCGGCTCGACCTGGCGACGGTCGGCCGGCTCGATTTCCTCGCGCCCGACCTCGAACGTTTTCCGGCGCTGGCGATCGCGCTCGACGTGCTTGCGGCCGGCGGCGCCCGCCCGGCGATCCTCAACGCTGCCAACGAGGTGGCCGTGGCCGCCTTCCTCGACGGGCGGATCGGTTTCCTCGACATCGCGTTAATCGTCCGCAAAGCCTTGGAGCGCTATGATCCGCCGGCTCCGGCTTCGCTCGACGACATCTTCGCGATCGACGCCGGCGCCCGCAGGGCCGCGCAGGCGACGATGGAGGTTATGACGGCGTGA
- a CDS encoding putative membrane-associated zinc metalloprotease (TIGRFAM: putative membrane-associated zinc metalloprotease~PFAM: peptidase M50~SMART: PDZ/DHR/GLGF domain protein), whose amino-acid sequence MTDSPGILFTILAFLLVIGPLIFVHELGHYLAGRWCGVKADVFSIGFGREIAGYTDSRGTRWKLGWMPMGGYVKFAGDMNPASVPTPEWLALPPEERARTFQAKPVWQRFLIVFAGPFTNFVVAIGIFMAFFAAYGAPRTPSVVSAVIEGSPAARAGMQPGDRVVAIEGRPIERFDDLADMIRFRPDERLRIDLVRGSETRTLFVVPVANVERDRFGNEFRKGTIGVLSGPQIVVPVPLHELPVEATRQTFGIVRMMVDTLGQIVTGRRSVKELGGPIKIAQVSGQQASLGLLNFVMLMALISINLGFINLLPIPMLDGGHLVFYLFEGIARRPVPERAMEWAFRSGLAVLLSFMIFVTLNDILSLGALERLAGLIG is encoded by the coding sequence GTGACAGACAGTCCCGGTATCCTCTTCACGATATTGGCTTTCCTGCTCGTCATTGGGCCGTTGATCTTCGTCCACGAGCTCGGCCATTACCTGGCCGGACGCTGGTGCGGGGTGAAGGCCGACGTCTTCTCCATCGGCTTCGGGCGGGAGATCGCCGGCTATACCGATTCGCGCGGCACCCGCTGGAAGCTGGGCTGGATGCCGATGGGCGGCTATGTGAAGTTCGCCGGCGACATGAACCCTGCGAGCGTGCCGACCCCCGAATGGCTCGCCCTGCCGCCCGAGGAGCGCGCCAGGACCTTCCAGGCCAAGCCGGTCTGGCAACGCTTCCTGATCGTCTTCGCCGGGCCGTTCACCAATTTCGTCGTCGCGATCGGCATCTTCATGGCCTTCTTCGCGGCCTATGGCGCGCCGCGCACCCCCTCGGTGGTGTCGGCGGTGATCGAGGGATCGCCGGCCGCGCGGGCTGGGATGCAGCCCGGCGATCGGGTCGTCGCGATCGAGGGGCGGCCGATCGAACGGTTCGACGACCTCGCCGACATGATCCGCTTCCGCCCCGACGAGCGGCTGCGGATCGACCTGGTCCGCGGATCTGAGACGAGGACGCTGTTCGTCGTGCCGGTCGCCAATGTCGAGCGCGATCGCTTCGGCAACGAATTCCGCAAGGGCACGATCGGCGTGCTGTCGGGCCCGCAGATCGTGGTGCCGGTGCCGCTTCACGAGCTTCCGGTGGAGGCGACCCGTCAGACCTTCGGTATCGTCCGGATGATGGTCGACACGCTCGGCCAGATCGTCACCGGCCGCCGTTCGGTCAAGGAATTGGGCGGTCCGATCAAGATCGCCCAGGTCTCCGGCCAGCAGGCGTCGCTGGGCCTGCTCAACTTCGTCATGTTGATGGCTCTCATTTCGATTAATCTGGGATTCATCAACCTATTGCCAATCCCCATGCTCGACGGTGGCCATCTGGTCTTCTACCTGTTCGAGGGAATAGCGCGCCGGCCCGTGCCGGAAAGGGCGATGGAATGGGCGTTTCGATCGGGTCTGGCGGTGCTGCTGTCGTTCATGATCTTCGTGACGCTCAACGATATTCTCTCGCTGGGGGCGCTGGAGCGGCTTGCCGGGTTGATCGGCTGA